One genomic window of Deinococcus arcticus includes the following:
- a CDS encoding glycosyltransferase: MLAPPPPASALAVLIPAFNEAETVGTVVRVALELTPQVIVVSDGSTDGTAHSAREAGAQVVDLPQNAGKGAALLAAVQAATAETVVLLDADLTGLTLAHLQRLVAPVLSGDLDMSIGVFEGGGFVTDWGNKLTPHLSGQRACRRAWLLGVPDLGAERWPEPAITQHLKATGARWAYVNLPQVAQVVKEKKRGFWRGAQARTKMYAALLTYRARRRK, from the coding sequence ATGCTGGCGCCCCCACCCCCCGCCTCTGCCCTGGCTGTGCTGATTCCCGCGTTCAACGAGGCAGAGACGGTGGGCACGGTGGTGCGCGTGGCCCTGGAACTGACCCCGCAGGTGATCGTGGTGTCCGACGGCAGTACGGACGGCACAGCGCATTCGGCGCGCGAGGCTGGCGCGCAGGTGGTGGACCTGCCCCAGAACGCGGGCAAGGGCGCGGCGCTGCTGGCGGCGGTGCAGGCCGCCACCGCCGAGACGGTGGTGCTGCTGGACGCAGACCTGACCGGCCTGACCCTGGCCCACCTGCAGCGGCTGGTCGCCCCCGTCCTGAGCGGCGACCTGGACATGAGTATTGGCGTGTTTGAGGGCGGGGGCTTCGTGACCGACTGGGGCAACAAGCTCACGCCACACCTGAGCGGGCAGCGCGCCTGCCGCCGCGCGTGGCTGCTGGGCGTGCCGGACCTGGGCGCCGAACGCTGGCCCGAACCCGCCATCACCCAGCACCTGAAAGCCACCGGGGCCCGCTGGGCGTATGTGAATCTGCCGCAGGTGGCCCAGGTGGTCAAGGAAAAGAAGCGCGGCTTCTGGCGCGGCGCCCAGGCCCGCACCAAGATGTACGCCGCCCTGCTGACCTACCGCGCCCGGCGCCGCAAGTAG